From one Cupriavidus sp. P-10 genomic stretch:
- a CDS encoding xanthine dehydrogenase family protein molybdopterin-binding subunit codes for MTSSMEPDHPDSARGQGVGARVARKEDARHLHGKGRFVADIAMPDLQEVAFLRSPVAHARLLSVTKPSGHATAVIVREDMTAASDIVADSAFPSYQPSAQPPLASGKVRFVGEPVAMAFAPTRAEAEDIAEQVAVSFDELPALADVTQARQLAGEVRVHEHWRDNTFLTLTADKNFEARQREATVVVRRKIDLARQCMVPMEGKAVLAYWDHQFDQLVVYSATQVPHMIRTILAHCLGLEQERVRVISPDVGGAFGYKCVLQQEELCIAWLALTYKRPFRFIEDRREHLTAGANSREHHYDLTAYADARGRLLALDAKIVIDGGAYSVWPFTIGLEPGQAIGNLPGPYAFDGYRCETACVATNKPGFVPYRGVARTGVCFAMELMIDAIARKVGREPWEVRCENLVPPEAMPYVNVTNKHFDGGDYPASVRKAMEMIDLPAIRARQQAGPQGSTYVGVGFGTYTEQSAHGTSVFAAWGTPVIPGFDSATVRITPDGGLEVRVGVHSHGQGMETTFAQIANEILGIDIARIKVVHGDTGLTPFSTGTYASRSLVMSGGAVSRACKALLPRLLKIGAHMLGQPQDAVAFRAGAVAAGEAGEAGEGGTADIARIANAWYINPHLLPPDVDAQGLEVTMGFKPAVDTGSFTYATHAVAVEVDIDSGHVEILDYVVVEDCGTMINPMVVEGQTYGGVAQGIGTAMFEAMHYDGNGQPLASTLADYMLPGPTEIPSIRIHHFETPSPHTEFGAKGMGEGGAIAPPAAIFNAVNDALRDFGVELKETPLTPRKILEALETAEADAHKRKAA; via the coding sequence ATGACATCGTCGATGGAACCGGATCACCCGGATAGCGCCCGCGGCCAGGGCGTCGGCGCCCGCGTGGCGCGCAAGGAGGACGCGCGGCACCTGCATGGCAAGGGCCGCTTCGTCGCGGACATTGCCATGCCGGACCTGCAGGAAGTAGCGTTCCTGCGCAGCCCGGTCGCGCACGCCCGGCTGCTGTCGGTGACCAAGCCGTCCGGGCACGCCACCGCGGTGATTGTGCGTGAAGACATGACGGCGGCCAGCGACATCGTCGCCGATTCGGCGTTCCCGTCCTACCAGCCCTCGGCGCAGCCGCCGCTGGCCAGCGGCAAGGTGCGCTTCGTCGGCGAACCGGTGGCGATGGCGTTCGCGCCCACGCGCGCCGAGGCCGAAGACATCGCCGAGCAGGTTGCCGTGTCGTTCGACGAACTGCCCGCACTGGCCGACGTGACCCAGGCCCGCCAGCTTGCCGGCGAGGTGCGTGTGCATGAGCACTGGCGCGACAACACCTTCCTGACGCTGACCGCCGACAAGAACTTCGAGGCGCGCCAGCGCGAGGCCACGGTCGTGGTGCGCCGCAAGATCGACCTGGCTCGCCAGTGCATGGTGCCGATGGAAGGCAAGGCGGTGCTGGCCTACTGGGACCACCAGTTCGACCAGCTGGTGGTCTACAGCGCGACGCAGGTGCCGCACATGATCCGCACGATCCTGGCGCACTGCCTGGGGCTTGAGCAGGAGCGCGTGCGGGTGATCTCGCCGGACGTGGGCGGCGCCTTCGGCTACAAGTGCGTGCTGCAGCAGGAAGAACTGTGCATCGCCTGGCTGGCGCTGACCTACAAGCGCCCGTTCCGCTTTATCGAGGACCGCCGCGAGCACCTGACCGCCGGCGCGAACTCGCGCGAGCATCACTACGACCTGACCGCTTATGCCGATGCGCGCGGCCGCCTGCTGGCGCTGGATGCAAAGATCGTGATCGATGGCGGCGCCTACTCGGTGTGGCCATTCACCATCGGGCTGGAGCCGGGGCAGGCGATCGGCAACCTGCCGGGGCCGTACGCCTTTGACGGCTACCGCTGCGAAACCGCTTGCGTGGCGACGAACAAGCCGGGCTTCGTGCCGTATCGGGGCGTGGCGCGTACCGGCGTCTGCTTTGCGATGGAACTGATGATCGACGCCATTGCCCGCAAAGTCGGGCGCGAACCCTGGGAAGTGCGCTGCGAAAACCTGGTGCCCCCGGAGGCCATGCCCTATGTCAACGTCACCAACAAGCACTTCGACGGTGGCGACTATCCCGCCAGCGTACGCAAGGCCATGGAAATGATTGACCTGCCCGCGATCCGCGCGCGCCAGCAGGCGGGGCCGCAGGGAAGCACCTATGTCGGCGTGGGCTTCGGTACGTACACCGAGCAATCGGCGCACGGTACATCGGTGTTCGCCGCGTGGGGCACGCCGGTGATCCCCGGCTTCGATTCGGCGACAGTGCGGATCACGCCGGACGGCGGGCTGGAAGTGCGGGTCGGCGTGCATTCGCACGGGCAGGGCATGGAGACCACCTTTGCGCAGATCGCCAACGAGATCCTCGGCATCGATATCGCGCGGATCAAGGTGGTGCATGGTGATACCGGTCTGACGCCATTCTCGACGGGCACGTATGCTTCGCGCTCGCTGGTGATGTCGGGCGGCGCGGTGTCGCGCGCTTGCAAGGCGCTGCTGCCCCGCCTGCTGAAGATCGGCGCGCACATGCTCGGCCAGCCGCAGGACGCCGTGGCGTTCCGCGCTGGCGCCGTGGCGGCGGGGGAGGCGGGGGAGGCGGGGGAGGGGGGTACCGCCGATATCGCGCGCATCGCCAACGCCTGGTACATCAACCCGCATCTGCTGCCGCCGGACGTCGATGCGCAGGGGCTGGAAGTCACGATGGGCTTCAAGCCCGCCGTCGATACCGGCAGCTTTACCTACGCCACGCATGCGGTGGCGGTGGAAGTCGATATCGATTCCGGCCACGTCGAGATCCTCGACTACGTGGTGGTAGAGGACTGCGGCACCATGATCAACCCGATGGTGGTGGAAGGGCAGACCTACGGCGGCGTGGCGCAGGGCATCGGCACCGCGATGTTCGAAGCCATGCACTACGACGGCAACGGCCAGCCGCTGGCATCGACGCTGGCGGACTACATGCTGCCGGGTCCGACCGAGATCCCGTCGATCCGCATCCACCATTTCGAGACGCCGTCGCCGCATACGGAGTTTGGCGCCAAGGGCATGGGCGAGGGCGGGGCGATCGCGCCGCCGGCGGCCATCTTCAATGCCGTCAACGACGCGTTGCGCGATTTCGGCGTAGAGCTGAAAGAGACGCCGCTGACGCCGCGCAAGATCCTGGAAGCGCTGGAGACGGCCGAGGCCGATGCGCATAAACGGAAGGCAGCCTGA
- a CDS encoding FAD binding domain-containing protein, with the protein MKAGAFSYHAPGSLPEALSRLGAGTDISKAMGGGQSLGPMLNLRLTRPETVVDVSALRELRDVTATADGIRIGACVTHAQIEDGVFEALRGTMLQGVAGGIAYRAIRNRGTVGGSLAHADPAADWVVAMTALGARIEIASAAGMREVPMESFMLGAYTTVLADGELIAAVRVPPHTAHSRWGYHKLCRKTGEFAEASCAAYFDASRRFARIVLGALDGPPMVLPGLTRAVAAQGAAALTADAVAEAVAQAAPGKDAIDRKLYRTVVMRCVTQLLN; encoded by the coding sequence ATGAAAGCTGGTGCATTCTCCTACCACGCGCCCGGCTCGCTGCCGGAGGCGCTGTCCCGCCTGGGCGCGGGCACCGACATTTCCAAGGCCATGGGCGGCGGGCAATCGCTCGGGCCCATGCTGAACCTGCGCCTGACCCGGCCCGAGACGGTGGTCGATGTGTCGGCGCTGCGTGAATTGCGCGACGTGACCGCGACCGCCGACGGCATCCGCATCGGCGCCTGCGTGACCCACGCGCAGATCGAGGACGGCGTGTTCGAAGCGCTGCGCGGCACCATGCTGCAGGGGGTTGCCGGCGGCATCGCCTATCGGGCGATCCGCAACCGCGGCACCGTCGGCGGCAGCCTTGCACATGCCGATCCGGCTGCCGACTGGGTCGTGGCGATGACCGCGCTGGGTGCGCGCATCGAGATCGCCTCCGCAGCCGGCATGCGCGAAGTACCGATGGAGTCGTTCATGCTCGGCGCCTACACCACGGTGCTGGCCGACGGCGAGCTGATCGCCGCGGTGCGGGTGCCGCCGCACACCGCGCACAGCCGCTGGGGCTACCACAAGCTGTGCCGCAAGACCGGCGAATTCGCCGAAGCCAGCTGCGCCGCGTACTTCGACGCGAGCCGCCGCTTCGCCCGCATCGTGCTCGGCGCGCTGGACGGCCCGCCGATGGTGCTGCCCGGCCTGACCCGCGCCGTCGCGGCGCAGGGCGCCGCCGCGCTGACGGCCGATGCCGTCGCCGAAGCTGTCGCCCAGGCCGCGCCGGGCAAGGACGCCATCGACCGCAAGCTGTACCGAACCGTCGTGATGCGCTGCGTCACGCAACTGCTGAACTGA
- a CDS encoding N-carbamoylsarcosine amidohydrolase has translation MHKEIGAYQRQGFGSALELDGPFGLLIVDFVNGFADPAVFGGGNIRDAIANTVPLLAVARREGWPIAHSRIVYADDGADHNVFSMKVPNMLTLKEHAFNSAIVEELAPHPGELVVRKTVPSAFFGTSLAAWLTQRGVRTLVVAGAVTSGCVRASVVDAMQYGFRPLVLSDCVGDRALAPHEANLFDMAQKYATVATRAEGLAAIGVRE, from the coding sequence ATCCACAAGGAAATCGGCGCGTACCAGCGCCAGGGCTTCGGCAGTGCGCTGGAGCTGGACGGCCCCTTCGGGCTGCTGATCGTGGACTTCGTCAACGGCTTTGCCGATCCGGCGGTATTCGGCGGCGGCAATATCCGCGACGCCATCGCCAACACCGTGCCGCTGCTCGCGGTGGCGCGGCGCGAAGGCTGGCCGATCGCGCACAGCCGCATCGTGTACGCCGATGACGGGGCCGACCACAACGTCTTCTCGATGAAGGTGCCGAACATGCTGACGCTGAAGGAGCACGCTTTCAACAGCGCCATTGTGGAAGAACTGGCGCCGCACCCGGGCGAACTGGTGGTGCGCAAGACCGTGCCATCTGCGTTCTTCGGCACGTCGCTGGCGGCCTGGCTGACGCAGCGCGGTGTGCGCACGCTGGTGGTGGCCGGCGCCGTCACCAGCGGCTGCGTGCGGGCCAGCGTGGTCGATGCGATGCAGTACGGATTCCGCCCGCTGGTGCTGTCCGACTGCGTGGGCGACCGCGCGCTGGCGCCGCATGAGGCCAACCTGTTCGACATGGCGCAGAAGTACGCAACGGTCGCCACGCGGGCAGAGGGGCTTGCCGCCATTGGCGTGCGGGAATAG